A genome region from Sphingorhabdus sp. SMR4y includes the following:
- a CDS encoding DedA family protein, whose product MNSWVTDLIEQGGYWAIALLMALENIFPPIPSELIMGLGGVGVGQGTFHPAWLVLVGTVGSLAGNYVWFMVGRHWNEDDLRAFVRKHGRWLTLDVDTVNRIDRIFDNHGQWVVFVARFIPNIRTMISVPAGLFGMSHKRFILATSAGAAVWNSALVYAGYTLQQNIDDIGQYLGPVSLGVIGMLVVVYIWRIIFWRPKGD is encoded by the coding sequence ATGAACAGCTGGGTAACCGATCTGATCGAGCAGGGCGGCTATTGGGCCATTGCCTTGCTGATGGCGCTGGAAAATATCTTCCCGCCAATCCCGTCCGAGCTGATCATGGGGCTCGGCGGCGTTGGCGTGGGGCAGGGGACATTTCATCCGGCCTGGCTGGTGCTGGTCGGCACGGTCGGTTCGCTGGCCGGCAATTATGTCTGGTTCATGGTCGGCCGCCACTGGAACGAGGATGATCTGCGCGCCTTCGTCCGCAAACATGGCCGCTGGCTGACGCTTGATGTCGACACGGTCAACCGGATCGACCGGATTTTCGACAATCACGGCCAGTGGGTGGTCTTTGTCGCCCGTTTCATCCCCAATATCCGCACGATGATCTCCGTGCCCGCCGGCCTGTTCGGCATGTCACACAAGCGCTTCATCCTCGCCACCAGCGCCGGCGCCGCGGTCTGGAACAGCGCTTTGGTCTATGCCGGCTATACGCTGCAACAGAATATCGACGATATCGGGCAATATCTGGGGCCGGTATCGCTGGGTGTGATCGGCATGCTGGTGGTGGTCTATATCTGGCGCATTATTTTCTGGCGACCGAAGGGGGATTGA
- the rsmI gene encoding 16S rRNA (cytidine(1402)-2'-O)-methyltransferase — MSAPAQSGLYIVATPIGNLGDLSRRAQETLAAADIILVEDTRVTGKLLNHIGKKSRMMVYNDHKSAADREAILDAVRCKIVALVSDAGTPLISDPGYKLVRDAQAAGLHVTTIPGPSAAIAALTLSGLPSDRFLFEGFLPSKTKARCESLAALHSLNASLIFYENGSRLGAMLADSLAVLGDRKAAVVREITKRFEESVTGPLGELADRYGSEKPKGEIVVIIGPPGAPEAASEADIEAALREALDRLPASKAAGEVARAFNTDRKALYELANRWKSEK, encoded by the coding sequence ATGTCTGCTCCTGCCCAATCCGGTCTCTATATCGTCGCCACGCCTATCGGCAACCTCGGAGATTTGTCGCGCCGCGCCCAAGAGACGCTCGCTGCCGCCGATATCATCCTGGTCGAAGACACGAGAGTGACAGGCAAGCTTTTGAATCACATAGGTAAAAAGTCAAGGATGATGGTCTATAATGACCATAAGTCTGCCGCTGATCGTGAAGCTATTTTGGACGCGGTGCGATGTAAAATTGTCGCACTGGTCAGCGATGCCGGCACTCCGCTGATCTCCGATCCCGGCTACAAGCTGGTTCGGGACGCGCAGGCAGCCGGACTCCATGTCACGACGATCCCCGGCCCGAGCGCCGCGATCGCGGCCCTGACCCTCTCCGGTTTGCCCAGCGACCGCTTTCTTTTCGAAGGCTTTCTGCCAAGCAAAACCAAAGCGCGATGCGAATCCCTGGCGGCGCTACACTCTCTCAATGCTAGCCTGATCTTTTATGAAAACGGTTCGCGGCTGGGAGCGATGCTGGCCGACTCGCTCGCGGTGCTGGGGGACCGAAAGGCGGCAGTGGTCCGTGAAATCACCAAGCGTTTCGAGGAATCCGTGACCGGCCCGCTGGGTGAACTGGCTGACCGCTACGGTTCGGAAAAGCCGAAAGGCGAAATTGTGGTCATCATCGGCCCGCCCGGCGCGCCGGAAGCGGCCAGCGAAGCAGATATCGAGGCGGCGCTCCGCGAAGCGCTGGATCGCCTGCCGGCCTCGAAAGCCGCCGGCGAGGTCGCCCGTGCCTTCAACACCGACCGCAAGGCGCTTTACGAACTGGCCAACCGCTGGAAATCGGAAAAATGA
- a CDS encoding energy transducer TonB produces MKNSKLSRGDYSVICQKCASSIGARYDYRPDYSRGSVSPGRDSLSNGERDDPAETSPEAIPAENLEPGTGYHADAEDNFYLDDASQSDDPDAFYEPGNGYHTDDEIREDEQRAGKLSAFLSGPSRDLPRPFRKPLVDLAVFIGICLAAWFWVDQPAEQDPTAQYDAPATSPLRSPEGGDSALRSEAIIPPVPAGNPGEWISSGDYPVAALREERSGAVEFQLRISETGDVTACDILASSGHADLDTASCSALMRRARFSPAKNASGQAVRSSYTNTVRWQLP; encoded by the coding sequence TTGAAAAATTCAAAACTGTCGCGCGGTGACTATAGCGTGATTTGTCAGAAATGTGCGTCCTCTATCGGCGCGCGCTATGATTATCGCCCGGACTATTCGAGAGGCAGCGTGTCGCCGGGACGCGACAGTCTCTCAAACGGCGAACGGGACGATCCAGCCGAAACGTCGCCCGAAGCAATCCCGGCGGAAAACCTTGAACCCGGCACCGGCTATCATGCGGATGCGGAAGATAATTTTTATCTGGACGACGCGTCGCAGAGCGACGATCCCGATGCGTTCTATGAACCGGGCAATGGATATCACACGGACGACGAGATCAGGGAAGATGAGCAACGGGCCGGAAAACTGTCGGCCTTTCTGTCTGGCCCTTCCAGGGACCTTCCTCGTCCGTTTCGAAAGCCGCTTGTCGATTTAGCCGTATTTATCGGCATTTGTCTGGCCGCCTGGTTCTGGGTGGATCAACCAGCCGAACAGGACCCCACAGCGCAATATGATGCGCCTGCAACTTCACCCCTTCGGTCTCCGGAGGGCGGCGATTCTGCACTTCGCAGCGAGGCGATCATTCCCCCGGTGCCTGCCGGAAATCCGGGAGAATGGATCTCGTCCGGCGATTATCCGGTTGCCGCTTTGCGAGAGGAGCGAAGCGGTGCTGTCGAATTTCAACTCCGGATCAGCGAGACCGGCGACGTTACCGCCTGCGATATATTGGCATCAAGCGGCCATGCGGATCTCGATACGGCATCCTGCAGCGCATTAATGCGCCGCGCCCGGTTCAGCCCTGCAAAAAATGCCAGCGGTCAAGCGGTCCGCTCGTCCTACACCAACACGGTGCGCTGGCAGCTACCGTAA
- a CDS encoding YraN family protein — MKREAAEKRGRQAEKTAARFLRLKGWRILDERVRTPRGEVDLVAKRGGLVAFVEVKARTRLEDLEQAIDLNRLRRVADAVEILYPRYCTKGEDARIDVILIAPRRLPVHLPNVWHGF, encoded by the coding sequence ATGAAACGCGAGGCTGCCGAGAAACGCGGCCGCCAGGCCGAGAAGACCGCAGCCCGCTTCCTGCGCCTGAAAGGCTGGCGGATATTGGATGAGCGGGTGCGTACACCGCGCGGCGAGGTTGATCTGGTCGCCAAGCGCGGCGGGCTGGTTGCCTTTGTCGAGGTGAAGGCGCGCACCAGGCTGGAAGATCTGGAACAGGCGATCGATTTGAACCGGCTCCGGCGTGTCGCCGATGCGGTGGAAATCCTCTATCCGCGCTATTGCACCAAGGGGGAAGACGCCCGGATTGACGTGATCCTGATCGCCCCGAGACGGCTGCCGGTCCATCTGCCCAATGTCTGGCATGGATTTTGA
- a CDS encoding penicillin-binding protein activator, with translation MTVMADKMHLGQDQSRRRGILKWAGLSAVAMLAGCSTVVPRGAEPVRTDAPTPPPVTAGLPEDQKHHRIALLVPLTGKNAGVGQSLANATTMALLDTRAENIRMTSYDTAKGAAAAARNAIRDGNKLIIGPLLSDNVVATANIARPAGVPILSFSNDSGAAGNNVFILGHIPAQSINRVVTYAKSKGMKRFAALVPNGVYGQRASSSLLRSVKDAGGTVVSIQTFNRDSQSIEAATKKLADNGDFEAVLLADNGNMAIKAAPYIRKNASGTAKILGTDLWNTSSNLAGAPAMRGAWFASVSDALYKQYADKYRSRYGKAPFRLSSLGYDSVLLTVKVARNWKVGDPFPINQLTDKGGFIGLDGVFRFKPDGVSERALEVQEIRNGSFTVVDPAPRGF, from the coding sequence ATGACGGTCATGGCAGACAAGATGCATCTAGGACAAGATCAAAGCAGACGGCGCGGTATTTTGAAATGGGCGGGTCTCTCCGCCGTTGCGATGCTGGCCGGCTGTTCTACCGTCGTCCCGCGCGGCGCCGAGCCGGTGCGGACCGACGCGCCGACACCGCCGCCGGTCACCGCAGGCCTGCCCGAGGACCAGAAACATCACCGCATTGCTCTGCTTGTCCCGCTGACCGGAAAAAATGCCGGCGTCGGCCAGTCACTCGCCAATGCCACCACCATGGCGCTGCTCGACACCCGCGCCGAGAATATCCGCATGACCAGCTATGACACGGCCAAGGGTGCAGCGGCAGCGGCCCGGAATGCCATTCGCGATGGCAACAAGCTGATCATTGGTCCGCTGCTCAGCGACAATGTAGTCGCGACTGCCAATATCGCCCGGCCTGCCGGCGTGCCGATACTCAGCTTTTCCAACGACAGCGGCGCAGCGGGCAATAATGTCTTCATATTGGGCCATATCCCGGCCCAATCGATCAACCGGGTTGTAACCTATGCCAAATCCAAAGGCATGAAGCGCTTTGCCGCACTGGTGCCCAATGGGGTTTATGGGCAGCGCGCTTCCTCAAGTCTGCTGCGCAGCGTGAAAGATGCCGGCGGCACCGTGGTTTCGATCCAGACGTTCAACCGCGACTCCCAGTCGATCGAAGCGGCCACCAAGAAGCTTGCGGATAATGGCGATTTCGAAGCGGTGCTGCTTGCCGACAACGGCAATATGGCGATCAAGGCCGCGCCCTATATCCGCAAGAATGCAAGCGGTACGGCGAAAATCCTTGGCACCGACCTGTGGAACACGAGCAGTAATCTCGCCGGCGCGCCGGCTATGCGTGGTGCCTGGTTCGCCAGCGTTTCCGATGCGCTCTACAAGCAATATGCCGACAAATATCGCAGCCGCTATGGCAAGGCTCCGTTTCGGTTGTCGAGCCTCGGCTATGATTCGGTGCTGCTGACCGTCAAGGTTGCACGCAACTGGAAAGTCGGCGACCCCTTCCCGATCAATCAGCTCACCGACAAGGGTGGTTTCATCGGACTGGACGGCGTCTTCCGCTTCAAGCCCGATGGCGTCTCCGAGCGGGCTCTGGAAGTGCAGGAAATCCGCAACGGCAGTTTCACCGTCGTCGATCCGGCGCCCAGAGGGTTCTGA
- the gshB gene encoding glutathione synthase, translating into MTLKIAVQMDPMETVNIAGDSSFALMLSAQKRGHQIFHYDVKGLTLQANGRLTTPAHPVTVQPVKGDHFTFGDPVKLDLGSDVDVVLMRQDPPFHVGYITATHLLERIEGETLVVNNPVSVRNAPEKVYVLDYAQFMPPTLITRDLDEVRAFQKEHGGVVVKPLHGNGGKAIFLVPEDGSNLSALFEVFNQTWPEPHMVQPFLPEVHQGDKRIVLVDGEVAGAINRKPGEGEFRSNLAQGGYAEAADLTEREKEICAAMGPDLKRLGLIFVGIDVIGGKWLTEINVTSPTGIVAIDNFNGTDTAGMIWDAIERRIAEQ; encoded by the coding sequence ATGACCCTGAAAATCGCCGTACAGATGGACCCGATGGAGACCGTGAATATCGCGGGCGACAGCAGCTTCGCCCTGATGCTCTCCGCCCAGAAACGCGGGCATCAGATTTTCCACTATGACGTGAAGGGCCTGACCCTGCAGGCCAATGGCCGCCTGACCACGCCGGCCCATCCGGTAACAGTACAGCCGGTAAAAGGCGATCATTTCACCTTCGGCGATCCGGTAAAGCTCGATCTCGGCAGCGATGTCGATGTCGTGCTGATGCGTCAGGACCCGCCCTTCCACGTCGGCTATATCACCGCGACCCATTTGCTCGAGCGGATCGAGGGCGAGACGCTGGTCGTCAACAACCCCGTCTCCGTCCGCAACGCGCCGGAGAAGGTCTATGTGCTCGACTATGCGCAGTTCATGCCGCCGACCCTGATCACCCGCGACCTCGACGAAGTGCGCGCTTTCCAGAAGGAACATGGCGGCGTGGTGGTAAAGCCGCTGCACGGCAATGGCGGCAAGGCGATCTTTCTGGTGCCCGAAGACGGCAGCAATCTCAGCGCCCTGTTCGAGGTGTTCAACCAGACCTGGCCGGAACCCCACATGGTCCAGCCCTTTCTCCCCGAGGTGCATCAGGGCGACAAGCGCATCGTGCTGGTCGACGGCGAAGTTGCCGGTGCGATCAACCGCAAGCCGGGCGAAGGCGAATTCCGCAGCAACCTCGCGCAGGGCGGCTATGCCGAAGCCGCCGATCTGACCGAGCGTGAGAAGGAAATCTGCGCCGCCATGGGCCCCGACCTGAAACGGCTCGGCCTGATCTTCGTCGGTATCGACGTGATTGGTGGCAAATGGCTGACCGAGATCAACGTCACTTCGCCGACCGGCATTGTCGCGATCGACAATTTCAACGGCACCGATACCGCGGGCATGATTTGGGACGCAATCGAGCGGCGAATTGCCGAACAATAA